GCCGACCGCAAGGGGCTGCGCGCCTGGAACCGCGCCTTCCTGGACTGGCTGCGCACCAGCCCCTTCGGCAAGGAGGAGGCGGCGGCGGCCAACAACCACGGCGTCTTCCACGATCTCCAGGTCGCCGCGCTCGCCGCCGCCACCGGGGACCGGGCACTGGCCCGGAACGTCGTCCGGGAGGCCCGCGCCAAGCGCATCGACCTCCAGATCGCGCCCGACGGGACCCAGCCGCAGGAGCTGCGCCGCACCCGGAGCTGGCACTACTCGACCTTCTCGCTCGTCGCGCACGTCCGGCTGGCGGCGCTCGGCAGACAGCTCGGCGTGGATCTGTGGGCCCACCGCGGGCCCCAGGGGCAGAGCCTCGCCCGGGCCGTCCACTATCTGCTGCCCGCCGCGACCGGCTCCGCCCGCTGGCCCCATCCCGAGCTGAATTTCCGCCGTTACGCCGCGGCCGATGTCGTCCGCGCGGCGGCGGACGCGGGCGACCGCCCGTCCCGCGCGGCCGTCCCCGCCCTCGAACCGCCCCCGGGCGGCGACCTCTGGCCGCTGCGCCCCGCCGCCGAACAGCTCGACTCGATCGCACCGTCCGGCACGGGCTGAGCCGCGGGCCCGGCACGGCGGACACCGGACCCCGCGGGCCGGTGTCCGCCGTGTCGGCCAGGGGCGGGGCGGGTTCGGTGGGGGCCGCGTCCGGCCGTGTCCGATGGCGGGGCTCCGCCGGGCTGTGTCCGCCCCTGCTCCCGGTCTGCTCCGCTGCCGTTCCCGCCCTGGGGACGGACGGTGCCGGGCGGGCGGTGCCGCAGGCCCCGGCGGGCCGCGTCCGGCCGTCCGGCCGTCCGGCCTTCGGCGAGACCTTCGACGGCCGTGTCCCGGTGGGGCCGCGCCTTTGCCCCGCTCCGGTGCTGTTCCGGCTCCGAGGGACGGTGTCCGGCGGCTGCGGGGCGGGTTTGCGCCGCGGGCCCCGGCGGCGGGCCGTGCCCCGCCGTGCGGTGTCCGACGGCCGTGTCCCGGTGGAGTCGTGTCCGTTCCGCTCCGGTGCTGTTCCGGTCCTGGGGGACGGGACGGTGCCCGGCGGGTACGGGGCGGGCCCGATGGGCTGTGTCCGGCGGTGCGGCCTCCGATGCCTGTGCTCCGGCGGGTGTTCGTCCCGCTCCCGGTTCCGTACCGGTCCTGTGGGACGTGTCCGGCGCGTGCGGAGCGGGTCGTGCCGCGTGTCCCGGCGGGCTGTGTCCGGCTGTGGGGTGTCCGGTGCCTGCGCTCCGGCGGGTGTCCGTCCCGCTCCCGTTCCGGTCTCGTACCGACCCTGTCGGATGGTGTACCGGCGGGGCCGGAGCAGGCTGAGCCGCGCGCCCGGCGGGTGGCGGGGTACGGCCCGGCCGTTCACGGCCGGGCCGTACCTCCGTTCCGCTCTCGCCACTGCCGGACGGCGTCCGGTGTCCGGCAGCCCCCTCCGGTACGGGGGAGTGCCGTGCTCGCGGCGGTCCCCCGGGCGCGGGGCCGGTGGCCGTTGTGGTCCCCGGTCGGCCGGGGACCGGTGGAAGGTTTCGGCGGGCAGGCCCCGGGCTCAGGCTTTCGGCTCCGGGGCGCCCCGGGGCGCGGTCCGGTCGGCGGTGGGCGCCCCGGCCGGGCCGCCGCGGGCCGAGCGCAGCACACCCGCGCCCACGATCAGCCCGGCGGTCAGCGCGGTGACGAGACCGAACGAGAACACCATGCTCGTCAGGTCCGCGATCCCGCCGATCGCGGAGGGGGCGATCAACGAGGACGTGTAGGTGATGGTCGCGACGCCCGCGATGGCCTGCGCCGGGCGCGGGCCGCTGCGGGCCGCCGCGGCGAAGGCCAGCGGGACGACCACCGCGACCCCGAGCCCGATGAGGCCGAAGCCCGTCAGCGCCATCGCCGGATGCGGGGCGAGCACCACCAGCAGACCGCCCGCCGTGGCCAGCACCCCGCCGGTACGGACGGTGCGGACGGTGCCGAACCGGTCCACGACCCGGTCGCCCGCCAGCCGTGCCACCGCCATGGTCAGGGCGAACGCCGTCGTGGACGCGGCGGCGAGCCCGTCCGACGTGCCCAGTTCGTCCCGCAGATAGATGGCCGACCAGTCCAGGCTCGCGCCCTCCGCGAAGACCGCGCAGAAGCCGACCGCGCCGATGATCACCGCCGACCTGGGCGGCAGCGCGAACCGCGGCGGCGGCTCCTCGTCGGCGGTGCCGCGCAGATCCAGCACCCCCCGGCAGGCGAGGAGCCCGGTCACGGTGAGGATCGCCACGGCCAGGGCGTGGTGCACGCGGGCGTCCGTCCCCAGATGCGCCGCGAGCGTCCCGCCCGCCGAACCGATCAGCGCGCCCACGCTCCACATGCCGTGCAGGCTGGACATGATCGAACGGCCGAGCCGGTTCTCGGTCTCGACGCCCGACGCGTTCATCGCCACGTCCGACATCCCGGAGGTCGCGCCGTAGACGAAGAGCGCCGCGCACAGCGTGAGCAGATCCGGCGCGAGCGAGGGCAGCAGCAGCGCCAGGGTCCACAGGGTGAGGAGCCCGCGCAGGGCGGTGCGCGCGCCGAACCGGTGGCTGAGCCAGCCCGCCAGCGGCATCGCCAGCGAGGCGCCGACCGCGGGGAAGGCCAGCGCGAGCCCGAGCTGTCCGGCGCTGACCCCCGTATGGTCCTGAATCCAGGGAATCCGGGTGGCGAAGCTCCCGGCGACCGCGCCGTGGGTACAGAAGATCATGGCCACGGCCCATCGCGCCCTGGTCAGTCGTCGCTGCCCGAAGGCTCCCTCGTACGCCATACAGCGTCCCTCCCTGTCGTCGTCGACCGGATGTCCCGTCGCTGGCCGCGTAAACTATCAGGAACCTTGCCTGATAGTTAATGTTTATCGGCGGGGCTGTCGATCTGAAAGGATCTCGGCATGGCCGCATCCCCCAGCACCGCCCGGGTCATCAATGACCGTCTCGCTCTGCAACTCCTCCAGAGCGAGGGGCCGTTGACGGCCGGAGAGCTGAAGGCCAAGACGGGACTGTCCCGGCCCACTGTCGCCGATCTGGTGGACCGGCTCCAGGAGTCGGGCCTGATCCAGGTGGTCGGAGAGGCGGGCGCCCAGCGGCGCGGCCCCAACGCCCGTGTGTACGGGATCGTCGCCGACCGGGCCCACCTCGCCGCGCTGGACATACGGACCGAAGGGGTCTCCCTGGTCGTCGCGGACCTCCTCGGGGCCACGCTCGCCGAGGCGGCGCTGCCCATCGGGGACGACACCGGGACCGAACCGGCGGTGGAGCGGGCCGCCGCCCTGCTGGAGCGGACCGTGCGCGAGGCGGGCGCCTCCCGGCTGCACAGTGTCGGCGTCGGCGTGCCCGGACTGATCGACCCGGCCACCGGGGAGCTGCGGACCGCCCGGGGGCTGCCCGCCTGGCACCGCCGTCTGGTCACCGCGCTCCAGGAGCGGCTGCCCGCCCGGGTGGTCCTGGAGAACGAGACCAATCTCGCCGCCGTCGCCGAGCAGCGCGCCGGGGCCGCCCGCGACCGCGACAGCTTCGCGTTCCTCTGGCTGGGGCACGGCGTCGGCGCGGGCATCTTCCTCGACGGGCGGCTGCGCCGGGGGGCGTCGGGCGGCGCGGGCGAGATCGGCTTCCTGCCCCTGCCCGGCACCGGCGGGCTGCCCTCGGCCGTCGGCTGCGACGGCGGATTCCACTCCCTCGTGAGCGCGGGGGCGGTGCACCGGCTCGCGGAGGAGTACGGGGTCGGTCTCCCCGGAGCCGGGGCCCGCGCGGTGGACGGGCCGCCGGCCGCCGCGATCGTGGCCGGGGCGGTCGACGCGGGCGAGGACGCCTTCCTGGACGCCCTCGCCCACCGGATCTCCCTGGGGGCGGCGGCGGTGACCTCGGTCCTGGACCCCGGCTGTGTGGTCCTCGGCGGTGAGCTGGGGCTCGCGGGCGGGGCCGAGCTGGCGCGCCGGGTGGAGGTCCGTCTCGCCGGGCTCACCCCGCTGGCGACCCAGGTCCGCGCGGGCGAGCTGGGCGGCTCGGCGGTGCTGCGGGGCGCTCTGCTCACCGCCCGCGACCAGGCGCAGGACGACCTCTTCGCGGCTGCCACGCGCTGACCCCGCCCGCGGCTGCGCGCGCCACCCGCCGGTGTGCCGCTGTGGTCGGCGGGGCGCCTCTACCCCGTTCCGCGCGATCCGCACGTTCTGTACGGGTGAGATCCGGCCATGGTCGGCGGCTCCCGGGTGCGGGTCACCCCCGACGGCGCGCCCGCGGTGCACCGCTGCCGCCCATGCCGCTGGTGCGTGCCGGTGCGTGCAGTGCGTCGGCTGCCCGGTGGATTCGCGGCGCTGCGGTCCCCTCGGTCGGTGCGCGCGGCTGCCGCGAAGGCGGGATCTGCGAGGACTGCCGGGGGCGTGCGGCCGTTCGCGGGGCCCGCGTCGGCGGCTCGCGCGCCCGATGGCCGATCCGGTGCCCCCGATCCGGTGCCCCGGTCCGCGAACAGCCGCCGCTCGTGTGCGGGGGAGCGCCCGGCGACGGCAAGGGCCGGGACTCCGCCGCCGGGCGCCCGTCACCCCGCGCTGCGGAGTCCGGCGAGCGTAAAAGGACTAGACCAACACGTCAAGAGCGTTGCGGGGCCCGGCGATCCGGGGCGATCCCCCGTTCGATCCCGGCGGTGCTGTGATCCAGGCCACAGCGGATCACTCCTATGGCCCACATCCGGCCGTGGCAGACTGGCCCTGTATCAGCAGCAGCGCACTCCGGGGTCGGTGCAATTCCGAACCGGCGGTTACAGTCCGCGACCCGTCCGCAGCCAGCGGCCGGTTGACCAGGTGAAATTCCTGGACCGACGGTGAAAGTCCGGATGGGAGGCAGTGCGCGGCGGGCGGCCCTTTCGCGGTACGCCGGCCGTTGGCGGCGGCTGGTCACCCACTTTGGTGACCGGTGTGCCCGACGGCTCCGGCGTTCCCGTGTCTCCGGCGTCTCCCGCTGTTCTGTCGTCGATCGACAGCCCCGGAGTCCGTGCCCGAACAGGCAGGAGGACCCGGTGGCCACCGCAGCCGACATCGCCGCCATGCGGCGGGCGATCGAGCTCGCCGCCCGCGGACTCGGCTCCACCAGCCCCAATCCGGTCGTCGGATGCGTCATCACGGACGCCTCCGGAGAGATCGCCGGAACGGGGTACCACGAGCGCGCGGGCGGACCGCACGCCGAGGTGCACGCCCTGCGTGCCGCGGGGACGCGGGCCCGGGGCGGCACCGCGTACGTCACCCTCGAACCCTGCGACCACACCGGCCGCACCGGCCCCTGCTCCCAGGCCCTCCTCGCCGCCGGGATCACCCGGGTCGTCCACGCCGTCGCCGACCCGAACCCCCAGGCGTCCGGCGGTGCCGGAACCCTGCGCGCCGCCGGGGTCCGGGTCGAGTGCGGGCTGCTCGGCCCCGAGGCCGAGGCGGTCAACGCCGCCTGGCTCACCTCCGTACGCCTCGGCCGCCCCCAGGTCGTCTGGAAGTACGCGGCGACCCTCGACGGACGGATCGCCGCAGAGGACCGCAGCAGCCGCTGGATCACCTCCCCCGAGGCCCGCGCCGACGTCCACCGGCTGCGCGCCGGGGCCGACGCCGTCGTCATCGGCTCCGGCACCCTGCGGACGGACGACCCCCAGCTCGCCGTCCGGGGCATCGAGGGCGCCGTCCAGCCCCTGCGGGTCGTCCTCGACTCCCGGGCCACGGTCACACCCGCGGCCCGCGTCCTCGACGACGCCGCGCCGACCCTGATCGCCGTGGGCGAGGGCGCCGACACCGGCCATCTGCCCGGCGTCGACACCGTCGTCCTCCCGGCGGCCCCCGGCCCGGGGCGCGGCCTCGACCTCCACGCCCTGCTGGCCGAGTTGTCCGCCCGCGGCGTCCGTTCCGTCCTGCTCGAAGGCGGACCCACCCTCGCGGGCGCCTTCGTCGCCGCGCGCGCCGTCGACAAGGTCATCGGCTATCTCGCCCCCGCGCTGCTCGGCGCGGGCCCCGCCGCCCTCGGCGGCGCCGGAATCTCCACGATCGGCGAGGCGTTGCGGCTCGACCTGACGGAGTCCGTCCGCATCGGCCCCGATCTGCGCATCACCGCGGTACCCGCGTCCGTGCCCGCAGCCGCAGCCGGTCCCGTGTCCGTACCCGTGTCCACCCCCGTATCCGCAGCCGCACCCGCACCCGAGGAGAGCTGAGTGTTCACCGGAATCGTCGAGGAACTGGGTCAGGTCACCGGCGTCGAGACGCTCGGCGACTCCGCCCGCTTCCGACTGCGCGGCCCCCTGGTCACCGACGGCGCCCGGCACGGCGACTCCATCGCCGTCAACGGCGTCTGCCTCACCGTGGTCGACCACGGCGACGGCGAGTTCACCGCCGATGTGATGGCCGAGACCCTCAAGCGCTCCAGCCTCGGCGCCCTCGCCCCCGGCGACCGCGTCAACCTGGAGCGGCCCACACCCGTCGGCGGACGCCTCGGCGGCCATGTCGTCCAGGGCCATGTCGACGGCGTCGGCACCATCGTGGAGCGCGCCCCGTCGGAGCACTGGGAGCTGGTCACCGTCTCCCTGCCCGCCCCGCTGGCCCGCTATGTGGTGGAGAAGGGCTCCATCACCGTCGACGGCGTCAGCCTCACCGTCGTCTCCGTCGGCGAGGACCGCTTCACGGTCAGCCTGATCCCGACGACCCTCGCCCTGACCACCCTCGGCGTCAAGGGCACCGGCGACCCCGTCAACATCGAGGTCGACGTGATCGCCAAATATGTGGAGCGGCTGCTCGGCCACCGCGCCGCCGGGGCGACCGGCCCGGCGGGCGATCCGGAGGCGGCCCGGTGAACGTCTTCTCCACC
The nucleotide sequence above comes from Streptomyces clavuligerus. Encoded proteins:
- a CDS encoding MFS transporter gives rise to the protein MAYEGAFGQRRLTRARWAVAMIFCTHGAVAGSFATRIPWIQDHTGVSAGQLGLALAFPAVGASLAMPLAGWLSHRFGARTALRGLLTLWTLALLLPSLAPDLLTLCAALFVYGATSGMSDVAMNASGVETENRLGRSIMSSLHGMWSVGALIGSAGGTLAAHLGTDARVHHALAVAILTVTGLLACRGVLDLRGTADEEPPPRFALPPRSAVIIGAVGFCAVFAEGASLDWSAIYLRDELGTSDGLAAASTTAFALTMAVARLAGDRVVDRFGTVRTVRTGGVLATAGGLLVVLAPHPAMALTGFGLIGLGVAVVVPLAFAAAARSGPRPAQAIAGVATITYTSSLIAPSAIGGIADLTSMVFSFGLVTALTAGLIVGAGVLRSARGGPAGAPTADRTAPRGAPEPKA
- a CDS encoding ROK family transcriptional regulator, which translates into the protein MAASPSTARVINDRLALQLLQSEGPLTAGELKAKTGLSRPTVADLVDRLQESGLIQVVGEAGAQRRGPNARVYGIVADRAHLAALDIRTEGVSLVVADLLGATLAEAALPIGDDTGTEPAVERAAALLERTVREAGASRLHSVGVGVPGLIDPATGELRTARGLPAWHRRLVTALQERLPARVVLENETNLAAVAEQRAGAARDRDSFAFLWLGHGVGAGIFLDGRLRRGASGGAGEIGFLPLPGTGGLPSAVGCDGGFHSLVSAGAVHRLAEEYGVGLPGAGARAVDGPPAAAIVAGAVDAGEDAFLDALAHRISLGAAAVTSVLDPGCVVLGGELGLAGGAELARRVEVRLAGLTPLATQVRAGELGGSAVLRGALLTARDQAQDDLFAAATR
- the ribD gene encoding bifunctional diaminohydroxyphosphoribosylaminopyrimidine deaminase/5-amino-6-(5-phosphoribosylamino)uracil reductase RibD translates to MATAADIAAMRRAIELAARGLGSTSPNPVVGCVITDASGEIAGTGYHERAGGPHAEVHALRAAGTRARGGTAYVTLEPCDHTGRTGPCSQALLAAGITRVVHAVADPNPQASGGAGTLRAAGVRVECGLLGPEAEAVNAAWLTSVRLGRPQVVWKYAATLDGRIAAEDRSSRWITSPEARADVHRLRAGADAVVIGSGTLRTDDPQLAVRGIEGAVQPLRVVLDSRATVTPAARVLDDAAPTLIAVGEGADTGHLPGVDTVVLPAAPGPGRGLDLHALLAELSARGVRSVLLEGGPTLAGAFVAARAVDKVIGYLAPALLGAGPAALGGAGISTIGEALRLDLTESVRIGPDLRITAVPASVPAAAAGPVSVPVSTPVSAAAPAPEES
- a CDS encoding riboflavin synthase, which encodes MFTGIVEELGQVTGVETLGDSARFRLRGPLVTDGARHGDSIAVNGVCLTVVDHGDGEFTADVMAETLKRSSLGALAPGDRVNLERPTPVGGRLGGHVVQGHVDGVGTIVERAPSEHWELVTVSLPAPLARYVVEKGSITVDGVSLTVVSVGEDRFTVSLIPTTLALTTLGVKGTGDPVNIEVDVIAKYVERLLGHRAAGATGPAGDPEAAR